A stretch of DNA from Phormidium ambiguum IAM M-71:
CTCGGTTGTTGTTCTTTTAAGGTTTGGTGCAACTGCTGTTCTTCTTCGGGTGAGAGATAGCCGTTTTGAGTACCTGCGATCGTCAATTTTGGATATTGTTGCTGCCACATTTCGGCTGCTTTAGCAGCTACCCCAGGCGCACCACCAAAGAAAAATACAGGCATCGGTTTACTTAATTGTCCCGCATACAACAGAAGAGTTTCTGCTAACTCAATTCCCGGACAACGCCTGACTTTTTTACCTTTCAACCACAGATAAAGAACGACTCCAGAACCATCAGGAATAACTAAATCCGCTTGCTTAATAATTTGCGCTAAATTTGCATTTTTTTCCGCTTGCATGGTCATTTCTGCATTTAGCGTAATTACATGACCACCTAGTTGCTGATGCAATTGCGCGATTAGCCAACCTGGGTAATCATCTAATAAATGCACAGGTAATCCTAGTACAGAAAAGCTAAGCGTTTTAGTAATGACTTGTTCTTGCACAACCTCTCCTCACGTTATGTATGCAACATAGTTTACCTTGACGCTGCATTGCTGTTTAGTTTATCAAAAAAATTCACTCTATTTTACCGCTTTTTTGATTTTAGCTATATTCATCCAGCTTTTTTCACTGTACCATCAGCATAAAGTTCTAAAGGTACTAACTCCACTTTGCCGTTAATTTTAACTTTAGAATAAACGATGCGAACAAAAAGTGAATTATTTTTATTGTATTTAGTACACATATTCGTCACCTGCTTTGAATTATTTATTGGTTGCCAACTTTAACAATTTGTGGGGCTAAATTAAATTGTTTTTGTTCTCTACTTATTTTCTACAAAACTGTTGTTAAAGTTACAGGAAAAAAATAGTTGATTTTTTATAAAGATTATGCAAAAATTGATGAGATATATCTGTAAATACAAAAAAACCTTACTAGTTGAAAAGCATAAATAAACTAGTTGTATGAAATTTACAAAATATTAAGCAAAACCATTGAAATTGGATGTTCTTCTATTCAATTAAATAACTTCAAGCCGATCGGTAATTATTTCGCCAAAATTGTAAAACTTATGATGTTTAACAAGCTTTCTGAACTGCAAGCACGCTTAGATCATTACTATCAGCAAATTCAAACAGTAATTCTGAATCGGCAAAATCCAATTACAGGGTTACTACCAGCCTCTACAGCCATAAATGCTCATGGAGATTATACAGATGCTTGGGTGAGAGACAATGTTTATAGTATTTTGGCTGTTTGGGGATTGGCGTTAGGATATCGCAAGTTAAATGATGACTTTGGACGTGGTTATGAGTTAGAACAAAGCGTCGTTAAATTAATGCGGGGACTGTTGTTTTGCATGATGCGTCAGTCTCACAAAGTCGAGCAATTTAAAGAAACGCAATCTCCGTTAGATGCGTTACACGCTAAATATAATACCAATACAGGTGATATTGTAGTTGGGGACGATCAGTGGGGACATTTGCAGTTAGATGCAACTTCTTTATTTCTGCTAATGTTGGCACAAATGACTGCTTCAGGATTACATATAATTTATACACTTGATGAAGTTAATTTTGTCCAAAATTTAGTTTATTATATCGGGCGGGCTTATCGTACACCGGATTATGGTTTATGGGAAAGAGGTAACAAAATTAATCGGGGAAACCCAGAATTAAATGCTAGTTCTGTGGGAATGGCAAAAGCAGCCTTAGAAGCAATTAATGGGATAGATTTATTTGGAATTAGGGGAAGTCAAGCTTCTGTAATTCACGTTTTACCCGATGAAATTGCCAGAGCTAGAATTACGTTAAAGTCAATTTTACCAAGGGAATCTAGCTCTAAGGAAGTGGATGCAGCTTTATTGAGTGTAATTAGTTTTCCGGCGTTTGCAGTTGAAAACGAAGAGTTAGTGGAACGTACTAAAAAGAAAATTATAGACAAATTAGCAGGTCGTTACGGTTGTAAACGGTTTTTGAGAGATGGACATCAAACAACTATAGAAGATCATACTCGTTTACATTATGAACCTTGGGAATTAAAACAGTTTGAAAATATTGAATGTGAATGGCCGTTATTTTTTACTTATCTATTTTTAGATGGTTTATTTCGCCGAGATAAGGAACAAGCACAAGATTACCAACAGAAATTGGAAGGTTTATTAGTAGAGAGAGATGGTTTACAGTTATTACCAGAATTATATTATGTACCGAAGGATAAGATAGAAACTGAGCGATCGCAACCCCAAAGCCAAACCCGCCTACCTAACGAAAACGTTCCCTTAGTTTGGGCGCAAAGTTTATATTATTTAGGAAAGTTATTAAATGAAGGGTTAATTGCTATTGGAGATATTGACCCTTTAGGGAGACATTTGTGTACGGGAAAAGAGCCTAATCCTTTAGTACAAATTTCCCTTTTAGCCGAAGACGAAAACTTACAAAAAAAATTAGCAGATTACGGAATCCCGACTCAAACACCCCAACAAGTAGAACCAATTCAAGTACGACAAGCCAGCGAATTATCAGCAATTTATACTCAAATTGGCCGTAATGATAAATTAGGTTTAACTGGTCGTCCAGTGCGAAGATTACGCAGTTTAACTACTTCGAGAATTTTCCGAGTCCGGGGAGAAACAATTGTTTTCTTACCCGCATTTTTGGATAAACAACAGTTTTATTTAACTTTAGATTATCATTTTTTACTCGATCAAACTAGAAGCGAATTAGCTTATATTCAGCGTAATTGGACAGAGTTGGGAAGACCAACAATGACTTTACTGTTAACTCATTCTATGTTAGAAACTGGCAGTAAAGCATTGTTAACATTAATGCAAGAACTTAATTCAGGATATTGCAATGGCGTGCAGGTAAAATTGGGTACTTTGCAGCAATTTATGCAAACATCTGCCAAAGAAAGAATTGATTTTATCCATGAATTTGAATTCACTCAAGACCCAGTTCACAATACTGCCCAAAACAAATATTATTTAACTTATAATCCTGACAAAAATTGGCCTTTAGGTCATACGCAAGAATTCAAATTAGAATATCAAACTGATACTCGGTTTTTAATTAATTGCCTACGCGATTCGCAAAATATTTACGAACAAATTGAGTTATTGCAAACTTTAACTCGATTAAAAGGAGTAAATTTTGATACAGGATTAGGAGGGCCAAAACATCCAGTTACAGTAGAAGACCTACTGAAAGAAATTTACGAAAAAGCAGTTAGAGGCGTAATTAAACAAACATCCAATCAGTCATTAATTCATTGGACTGTAATTCGTCGCGCCGCAGGTTTAAGAGGAATGGTGGATATTGGTTTATCGGATGCAGCGATGGATATTTTAGTGCGCCAAAAACAAATTTCTGTAGGTAAAGCTTACAGTGAAGCTTCATTGATTAGTCGTCCAATGTCACACCATGAAATTGACGATAAGATTAAAGAATTTTGTGGAGAAGATATCCGCGATCGCGTTCTCACCCAAGAAATTTTAATTTATCTTGGTTTATTAATCAAGGCAGAACCAGACTTATTTAATGGGTTGCTAACCTTAAGAGTTGGGTATTTAATTTTATTACTAACCAGTGAATTAGCCAAGGAATTAAAAATTACCCAAGATGAAGCACACGAACATTTAATGACTTTAAGTCCTTTTGAAGTAAAAACCCGGTTGCGTCAGGTAATCGCTGGTTATGAAGGAATGAATCAATTATTACGTCAACAAGAATTTTTGCACGTCAAACAATCAGAACAAGATATCGAATGGGTAGTGCTACCTGAAAAAGAAGAAGAATCACAAGGCGGATGGTTGCACAAACGTCAAAGAGATGGCGCTTTAAACCGAGTACCGAAAGACTTTTATCCTCGCGTTTGGCAATTATTGAAACATTGCAAAGGTTTAGTAATTGGGGATAAATTAGAGAGACGCAATCGTTTAGATAGTGAGTTATTGCTTTCGGAAATGACTCCCGGAGAAAAGAATTTTGCGTTACAAATTGAGCATTTGTTGAACAAGATCGTTGCGCCAGAGTATCGTCAGGTTAATATTGAAACTTTAATGGAATTGTCGGAAATTACTGAACGTAATCCTGATTTGAAAATTGAAGATTACATCGTTTTAGATGTGTTAATTGGTCATGCTGTGCGGTTAGCATTTTTGGAAAAATTCCCTGATAAAGCAAACCGTTATGATGAATATAAAGCAGCAGCTTGGCGGTCTTTTTACGAAACTTCTCCCTATACTTGTGCTAGTTTTGTGGTGAAAGCGTTCCGGTTCTTAACTCTTTTTGGAAAAGCAAGTGCAGTATGAGTAGCACACAGATCCCCGACTTCTTGAAGAAGTCGGGGATCTGGCTTTTTTAATAAGAGCGAATAGAATTTCGGAGTTTTTGAAGCAATTCTTTTGCTTCATCTTTAATTTGATCGAGAGAAAGGTTTTTTTGAGCCAAAATAATATCATCGAAAGCTACTAGAAATTTAGCAGCTTCAGGCATTACTAATTCTGGCGATTGAGTAAAAAGTGCACCGATTCCAGTTCCAGCACTTGCACCAAGAATCGCTCCACCGCCTACAATCACGGCAACTCCACCTGCCATGCCAAAACCGCCTGCTGCGATCGCAACTCCCCTCGATCGATTTTAACTACTTAAAGCTTTTTCTACTAAAATTAAGCGATCGCTTCCCCAATACATATCATCTCCAATAAAGAAAGTAGGAACGCCAAAAACACCCCTTTCTACTGCCGCTTTGTTCCGATTTTCTACTTCTTGAAGCACCGATGGATCGGTAACAGCAGCAGCAACAGCTTCCCCATCTGCGCCGACTTCCGCAGCGAGTTTTCCTAACACTTGCGGATCTTGAATATCTAAATCCTCAATCATATAAGCGCGAAAACTTCTGGTAATAAATTCTGGCAATTTCCCCAATTTTTCCACAGCAATAGCCGCCGCCGCAGCTGCACTGTTATTAATAAAAAGACGAGATGGTATTTGGAAGGGAACATTATAATATTTACACCAATCAAAAATATCTTTAACTATATACTTGCGTTTTGCAGCAACATCTTTAGATCCTGGATTACCAGCTAAGTCAAAAACTTTGTACATATCAATTACTTGATAAACAATGTTGCATTTTGTTCTTTCTACTAATCCCGGAAGTTGGGTATTGGCAAGGTAAGCAAAAGGACTACCTAAACTGAGATATACTTCTAAAGTTTTGCTCATAATTATCCTCTATCAACTACATTTATAGTAATATTATTTCAATTATAAACTCTCCTTCTCTTGTATTCTCTCTGCGTCCTCTGCGCCTCTGCGGTTAAAAAAGTTTTTTGTTAGTTAATGTACCACGAGTTATATAAATTGTAAAATTATCAGTACCCTGATAAAAATTGTTATTATGTTTCAAACCACTCGTCGTCGGTTAGCTATTTGGTATGCAGCTGTTACTGCGGTATTATTATTATTATTTGCAACTGGGGTTTATCTTTACGTTCGTAGTACATTAATTGAAAGAGTTGATGATACATTAAATCATGTTGTGGAAGTGGTAGAACGATCGCTAGTTATCGAACCAAATTCCACAGACAACAAATTCGGAATTAACTTAGAAGCAAGTTTTCGAGATAATGCCGATAATGTCGAAGACGATCGCATTGATTTGGAATGGTTTAGTCCAAATGGCGAGTTACTTTGGTCAACTTTTTCTGAACCTTTAAATATTCCAATTTACGCTAATCGCACTGGAGAAACTGTAAGAATTGAGAGAAATAATAACATTAATTCTGCTAATGTGATACTTTTACGCCAGATTACAGAAAGAGTAGAAATTGGTAGAGAAGTAATCGGTTATTTGCGAGTTAGTCATCCTTGGTTTGAAGTTACTAAACCCAGTCGTCAGTTAATCTTAGATTTGAGTTTAGGCACAACTTTTATGGTAATTTGTGTTGCCACAATTGGTTGGTTGCTTTCTGGTTTAGCAATGGAACCTGTAAGGGAATCTTACCAAAGTTTAAAGCAATTTACTTCCGATGCTTCCCATGAACTGCGAAGTCCGATCGCCATGATCCAAACCAACGTCCAAGTAGCTTTAGCAGATCCAGAATTAGAGTTTGCACCCCATCGCCAACAGCTAAAAGTTATAGAAAGATTAACCAAAAGATTAGGACATTTAGTAGATGACTTACTATTTTTAGCAAGGCAAGATAGTGGCATTGTACAGCCTCGATTTTCCGCTTGTCCATTAGATGCTTTATTAATGGAAGTAGTAGAAGAACAACAATTAGTAGCGCAAGAAAAAAACATTGAACTTTCCTTAGATTTAAAAACCGAAATAGGTGGTTCGGGAATAGGAAAGAAGTATTTAGAAGAAACAGAAGAAGACTTTTTTAACCTTTTTGGAGATTGGGATCAATTAGCAAGATTGTTTACCAATTTGATCGGTAATGCGCTGCAATATACACCAGCGAAAGGTAAAGTGAATATAGAATTACAGCGAATTTTTCGTCGAAGTAGTTTTCCACAGTTACAAGTAAAAATTAGCGATACCGGAATAGGTATTCCCGAAGATGCCTTACCTCATCTATTCGATCGCTTTTATCGCGTCGATCCAGCACGCAGTCGGGGAACAGTTACAGGTTCGGGTTTAGGATTAGCGATCGCAGCTGCAATTGCTCAAAATCACGACGGCAACATTCGCATTGATAGTGTTATTAATCAAGGCACAACTGTTACTGTTACCCTACCTCAACAACGTCTGGAAACATTTAATTCTTAGTCAATAGTCATTATCATTTTGGATATCTTTGTTTATTCATTTTTCCTCTGTCTGGGGTTAGATTTAAAGATGGAAAGTCAAATATTTGTCTAGCAAACTAAGCAATTTTTTAGTATATATTTGGCTAAATAGAATGTTTCTTGTGACAGAGGTATAGATAAGTATTTTCCAATTAGGCTCAAAGACATAAGTTGTTTTAGCGGAGCAATTTTCAGCTTTATGCCTATTGGAATCAGAGAAGATATTGCCTATATCATGCTGAAGAAAATCAGTGAAACTGATAGCGGCAAAGGAATGCACCAAGTTAGCTTTGATGAGTCAGACTTTGTTGGCCGAGAAATTACTCCAGCAGAATTTCTCGGACACTTGGATTATTTAAATCAAAAGCAATATATCAACGCTGAATTTAGCGGCAATGCTTATGGTAATCAGGAAGATGTTCCTGATGCAATTAACCCAAAAGAGGTTGATATCAGAATTGCCAATACTTATGGTGCTCCCGATGGCCCCTTGCCTCATTTAATCACTTTTAAAAAGGCAGAATTAACTGAGAAAGGTCGCAAAATTCTAGCAGAAATGGAGGCAAATCCTCCTGAATCTTTGCAGAAAGGCTCAGCAGTACCAATTGCTAGTAAAGATATGCCTTTCTTGCAAAAAGTTATGCTGAAAGCTGGTTTGTCAGAACCTTATGATGCCAGAGATTTGACTGAAGTTGTGTATCGAGTAATGCGCGATTTAATGACAACTGATGCTGCCGATCGCGTCGCCGCAGAACTGCACGAAGAAGCGATGCCAACTGAAGATAAAGCATTGCAAATGGAAATTAGCGATTTGTGGAAAGATACCAATCCTATCGTCGGATTTTTAAGTCGGGTTCGTCCACCTTGGCAAGGCCCTGGTATCTTTAAAATTAATGACGATCGCTTTTTATTCCGCGTCGCTAACGAAGGTGGAATGCCACCAAATGTCGATCGAGAACAAGTCGTGAAAGCTGTGTTCTCAGCCACAAAAGATGAATTATCGCAAGAAAGAATTGCCGAAATAGCTACCTGGCTACCTGGAAGAGTGCGTCAATTGTGGGAAGAAGCATAACAGAGGATTAAGGATTGGGGATTAAGGATAAGAAATTTTTTGCTTATTTTATCTGTTCCTCAATCCTTTTCCAATTAATAAGATTTTCATTTTTTTAATAAAACTTTGGGGGACAAAATGAATTTACCAAAACAACAAATCGGACTATTTGGTGCAATTTTTAGCAGCTTGATTTTCTCTTTTCCAGTAGTTGCTCAAATGACCCCAAGAACACCCGAAAATATCAATCCAACACCAGGAAATCAAATACCTGAAAATGAGCGATTATCTCCAGCTGAAAGCAGCCGGATGTGCGCGGAACGCATGAATAGTACAGTGCGTGGGCAGAACAACTCCATAACAAATAACCGAAATAATCTCAATCAAAATACAGACCAACCAGCTTCCATTACCCAAACTTTACCTTCTGGTAGTGTTAGCGAACCACCCGCAGTTCGTGATGGTCGTTTTCCCCCTCCCTCAGAAGCAGAAATGGAGCAACTTTGCGCTAACGAAATGATGGAACAAAATCGCCGCGCCATTGAACAGTAAAATCTGAAGGCGGATTTTATATCCTTCAGCAGGGGAGGTAGAATCTCTTGGTGCTAGATAACAAACTGTAGAGTTATCTAGCACGTTTTTGTGGAATTAATCTTGTACAGGAATTTCAATTAATTCTCCTAACAATTCTGCTACGGCTTGAGTTTCATTTAATTCTTGAGCCAAATAAATTGCCAAATGTTGTACCATTATCGCTTCCGTATTCTTACCTTGTTGTCGGTAAAATTGACTTAATAATTTTAATGATTTCAACTCTTGGTAAGGATTTTCGGAAGCGCGAGCAATTTTTAACCGTTCCTCCAATAAATCTAAGGTGCGAGTGTAATTTTTTGCACAATTATAAGTATCAACTAAACCATCAATAGCCCGAAATTGATTTGGGCGATCGATCGCCAAACGCGCCACTCTCAAAGCCGCACCATAAGCCCTAACAGTATCCCAAAAATTGTTAGTTGCCCGATACGCATCACCCAAATTATTGTAAGTACTCGCCTCTCCTACAGGGTCACTTGCACGACTTCGATAAATTAAAGCTTCCTCATATCTTTTAATTGCTTGATTATAATCTCCTTGACTTGCCGCAGCTAAACCCAAATTGTTTAAAGATAACCCAATACCAATGGGACTGTTAGTAGCACGAGCAATAGAAAGTGCTTCATTAAAAGTAGTTTTTGCCCCCGGAAATTTACGTTTTTTCAACAGCAATGAACCAACATTATTCAAGCCTATAACTTGACCTTGTAAATCTCTATTTGCCCTAGCTACTCCCAATCTTTTTCGCAAAGCATCTTCCGCTTCTCTGTATAAACCCAAGTCAGCATAAGCCAAACCCAAATAATCATAAGTCCGACCTACTGCCTCTATATCACCTATTTCGGAATAAATAGTGAGAGCTTTTAACCAATAGGGAATCGCCTTATCTAACAAACCTTTTTGTTGCGCTTGTCCTCCCAAGCGCACTAAGCGATCGGCCTCATTTCGACTCACCCCTTGCGTGCCATTATTAATCCGAATATTCAATTGTTCATTTAAATCAGCCGCACCTAAAAGGAGAAAGTAAAAAGGCAGAACTAAACAAAGAAAAACAATCCTCTTTCGCTTAAAATCTGCCCGTTTTTTCTGAATTGAAATTAATCTTTTTGAGGCAAAAGTTGGAGATTGAAGCGAACTTTTCATCCCACTACTTTTGCCAATTCGCCATTCCTCAATGTCTTTCATAACAAAGATTCCTGCATTTCAACCGTGCTATCTTCACCCAAATAAATCTCCCGAATATCCGCAGGCAAAGATTTTTGTAATTCTTGGAGACCAGATATCAACAAAGACCTTACCTGATGAGGCGAAACTGTTTCCCCTTCCGTTTGCAGATAAGCAGAAATTCGCGCCTCACTCCAATGAAAAGTTTGTGACATTAACACAATTAACCGTTGTAAAGGAGGTAAAAAATCTAACGCTTGATGGGTATAACACCACAGAGGCGGAGAAGCAGCTTCTAAAGAATAATGAATTGACTCCACAGGTGGAACATCAGCTTGGTTAATACAAAGCGCCGTAATATTAATTAACCAATTTTGCAGGTTAAAATTTTCCATTCCCGGCGCACTTGAACCCCGCAAATCCAACTCCATCATCGCATAATAGATGTGTCGCCAAGTCAGAGCAAACAAATAATCAACCTGTACCGGAGAACGTCCAGAGTGGGCAATTAAAGTATAGACGATCGGACTATATCGACAAAAAATCGCTGTAAAATATTTCCCTTCTTCGGGATAGCGTTGGAACAAAGTCAATAGTTCTTGATCGCTATAATGAGACAGCGACTTGACCTGTGGATGATCGGTTTCAGTAAAATAAGGAATTTGCACAACTTTACCCTTCAGCTAATCAATCAAATCACCAGATTTTACCAAATACTATACTGCTGAAGCGAAAATTTTGACTTTGTAGGGGCGGGTTTAGTAAAAAAACTTTTAGTCAAAGCAGAACAATTAACAACAAAACCCGCCCTTACTTAATCTCCCCATCTCCCCGGAACCCGATCGCACTCGTTGAGGCTTGGTAGACTAGAATTACATATCATTCACCCTTGATAAATTCATGGTTCTAGCAGTCAACGTCATGACCTCTCTAGTTTCATCCATTTCTGACAGCACTTTTTTACTTTCCTTACCTTTCGATGCCTTGTTTTCCACCCAAGGAATCATGGTATTGTTGCTCGTAGCTTACGCGGGTGCAATGTGGATGTTTCTCACCAGCGCCCCCAAAGTACATACAATCATGGTGTCAGACCTGGAAATAGCCCGTCAATTTTATGAAGGCGTGTTAGATTTGCCCGCAGCTGACGTACCTTTACATTACTATTACAACTACGAGCAAACGATCGGCGCTGCTGGAAT
This window harbors:
- a CDS encoding WecB/TagA/CpsF family glycosyltransferase, producing the protein MQEQVITKTLSFSVLGLPVHLLDDYPGWLIAQLHQQLGGHVITLNAEMTMQAEKNANLAQIIKQADLVIPDGSGVVLYLWLKGKKVRRCPGIELAETLLLYAGQLSKPMPVFFFGGAPGVAAKAAEMWQQQYPKLTIAGTQNGYLSPEEEQQLHQTLKEQQPSLIFVGLGVPRQELWIAQHRHLCPKAIWIGVGGSLDIWAGTKSRAPAWFRENHLEWLYRLYQEPWRWRRMLALPLFAWKALLSNFFPK
- a CDS encoding glycoside hydrolase family 15 protein is translated as MFNKLSELQARLDHYYQQIQTVILNRQNPITGLLPASTAINAHGDYTDAWVRDNVYSILAVWGLALGYRKLNDDFGRGYELEQSVVKLMRGLLFCMMRQSHKVEQFKETQSPLDALHAKYNTNTGDIVVGDDQWGHLQLDATSLFLLMLAQMTASGLHIIYTLDEVNFVQNLVYYIGRAYRTPDYGLWERGNKINRGNPELNASSVGMAKAALEAINGIDLFGIRGSQASVIHVLPDEIARARITLKSILPRESSSKEVDAALLSVISFPAFAVENEELVERTKKKIIDKLAGRYGCKRFLRDGHQTTIEDHTRLHYEPWELKQFENIECEWPLFFTYLFLDGLFRRDKEQAQDYQQKLEGLLVERDGLQLLPELYYVPKDKIETERSQPQSQTRLPNENVPLVWAQSLYYLGKLLNEGLIAIGDIDPLGRHLCTGKEPNPLVQISLLAEDENLQKKLADYGIPTQTPQQVEPIQVRQASELSAIYTQIGRNDKLGLTGRPVRRLRSLTTSRIFRVRGETIVFLPAFLDKQQFYLTLDYHFLLDQTRSELAYIQRNWTELGRPTMTLLLTHSMLETGSKALLTLMQELNSGYCNGVQVKLGTLQQFMQTSAKERIDFIHEFEFTQDPVHNTAQNKYYLTYNPDKNWPLGHTQEFKLEYQTDTRFLINCLRDSQNIYEQIELLQTLTRLKGVNFDTGLGGPKHPVTVEDLLKEIYEKAVRGVIKQTSNQSLIHWTVIRRAAGLRGMVDIGLSDAAMDILVRQKQISVGKAYSEASLISRPMSHHEIDDKIKEFCGEDIRDRVLTQEILIYLGLLIKAEPDLFNGLLTLRVGYLILLLTSELAKELKITQDEAHEHLMTLSPFEVKTRLRQVIAGYEGMNQLLRQQEFLHVKQSEQDIEWVVLPEKEEESQGGWLHKRQRDGALNRVPKDFYPRVWQLLKHCKGLVIGDKLERRNRLDSELLLSEMTPGEKNFALQIEHLLNKIVAPEYRQVNIETLMELSEITERNPDLKIEDYIVLDVLIGHAVRLAFLEKFPDKANRYDEYKAAAWRSFYETSPYTCASFVVKAFRFLTLFGKASAV
- a CDS encoding 2-hydroxychromene-2-carboxylate isomerase, which codes for MSKTLEVYLSLGSPFAYLANTQLPGLVERTKCNIVYQVIDMYKVFDLAGNPGSKDVAAKRKYIVKDIFDWCKYYNVPFQIPSRLFINNSAAAAAAIAVEKLGKLPEFITRSFRAYMIEDLDIQDPQVLGKLAAEVGADGEAVAAAVTDPSVLQEVENRNKAAVERGVFGVPTFFIGDDMYWGSDRLILVEKALSS
- a CDS encoding sensor histidine kinase; translation: MFQTTRRRLAIWYAAVTAVLLLLFATGVYLYVRSTLIERVDDTLNHVVEVVERSLVIEPNSTDNKFGINLEASFRDNADNVEDDRIDLEWFSPNGELLWSTFSEPLNIPIYANRTGETVRIERNNNINSANVILLRQITERVEIGREVIGYLRVSHPWFEVTKPSRQLILDLSLGTTFMVICVATIGWLLSGLAMEPVRESYQSLKQFTSDASHELRSPIAMIQTNVQVALADPELEFAPHRQQLKVIERLTKRLGHLVDDLLFLARQDSGIVQPRFSACPLDALLMEVVEEQQLVAQEKNIELSLDLKTEIGGSGIGKKYLEETEEDFFNLFGDWDQLARLFTNLIGNALQYTPAKGKVNIELQRIFRRSSFPQLQVKISDTGIGIPEDALPHLFDRFYRVDPARSRGTVTGSGLGLAIAAAIAQNHDGNIRIDSVINQGTTVTVTLPQQRLETFNS
- a CDS encoding DUF2267 domain-containing protein; the protein is MPIGIREDIAYIMLKKISETDSGKGMHQVSFDESDFVGREITPAEFLGHLDYLNQKQYINAEFSGNAYGNQEDVPDAINPKEVDIRIANTYGAPDGPLPHLITFKKAELTEKGRKILAEMEANPPESLQKGSAVPIASKDMPFLQKVMLKAGLSEPYDARDLTEVVYRVMRDLMTTDAADRVAAELHEEAMPTEDKALQMEISDLWKDTNPIVGFLSRVRPPWQGPGIFKINDDRFLFRVANEGGMPPNVDREQVVKAVFSATKDELSQERIAEIATWLPGRVRQLWEEA
- a CDS encoding tetratricopeptide repeat protein, with the protein product MKDIEEWRIGKSSGMKSSLQSPTFASKRLISIQKKRADFKRKRIVFLCLVLPFYFLLLGAADLNEQLNIRINNGTQGVSRNEADRLVRLGGQAQQKGLLDKAIPYWLKALTIYSEIGDIEAVGRTYDYLGLAYADLGLYREAEDALRKRLGVARANRDLQGQVIGLNNVGSLLLKKRKFPGAKTTFNEALSIARATNSPIGIGLSLNNLGLAAASQGDYNQAIKRYEEALIYRSRASDPVGEASTYNNLGDAYRATNNFWDTVRAYGAALRVARLAIDRPNQFRAIDGLVDTYNCAKNYTRTLDLLEERLKIARASENPYQELKSLKLLSQFYRQQGKNTEAIMVQHLAIYLAQELNETQAVAELLGELIEIPVQD
- a CDS encoding RNA polymerase sigma factor, yielding MQIPYFTETDHPQVKSLSHYSDQELLTLFQRYPEEGKYFTAIFCRYSPIVYTLIAHSGRSPVQVDYLFALTWRHIYYAMMELDLRGSSAPGMENFNLQNWLINITALCINQADVPPVESIHYSLEAASPPLWCYTHQALDFLPPLQRLIVLMSQTFHWSEARISAYLQTEGETVSPHQVRSLLISGLQELQKSLPADIREIYLGEDSTVEMQESLL
- a CDS encoding glyoxalase-like domain protein, whose product is MVLAVNVMTSLVSSISDSTFLLSLPFDALFSTQGIMVLLLVAYAGAMWMFLTSAPKVHTIMVSDLEIARQFYEGVLDLPAADVPLHYYYNYEQTIGAAGMDPLYMSASPSLTASKGFNESDGLWYQLKKNTQLHVISGASLGAKNRQRHVCFDRECLEQVLMRIQIRGLRFKLRTEKPLNFLVKDWQDRTIEMAEVDN